From the genome of Nitrospirota bacterium:
TCGCTGAGCAAGGCGCGCATCTAATGAGGCGCCGTCCTCACTGACACCATTTCGATTGCCCGGCGAACTTCGTTGATCAAGTTCGCCCGTTCCCATGGCTTCCTCACCCAGGCCTGAGCTCCTCCACCGATTGCAAGCTCCGGCCAGCCTGAGTCCTCACCCGACAGGATCATAACTGCGGTCTCTGGCCAGAGGCTCCGGCACCTTGCCAGCAATTGCAGCCCGTCAAACCTGGGCATGTGGTAGTCGGAAATCACCAGATCAAAGTGCCGCTGCTCTAATTCGTGACAGGCCTCAAGCCCATCACTGGCTTCAAACACGTTGTATCCTTCATAGGCGAGGAGTTCCGACAACAGTAACCGGATACTTGCATCGTCGTCGACAACCAGTACTCGCTGTCCATAACCGTCTGGACACATGATGACCTCCTTTACGGCCTGGAGATTATTTCTGCCGGTCCTTTCGAAGAAGCTACGTACTGGGGAATACACGTCTAGTCACACATCATGTCAGGATTCTCGCAGGGCCTCCCATGCAGAATCGACCTAGCGACCAAGGGAACAGCCTGCCACGGAACGTGCGGCGCTCTTGACGACAAACGACGCACAGACTGATCCCGATTGGATTGGATCGTGGCATCCTCAATATTGCCGCAATTCAAACAGCGCACAGCGTCGAATTGTTTGGTCGTGCCATGGGGATCTGAAAGCTGCTCCGACACCACCCACCCATTACATCGTGCACAGTGCATAACCGCCTCTCCGTCAGTGTCGCTCGTCTGGCCTCGCCTGTTTCAACGATCTACGCCGCCGATTCTCTCCAGTCATATAAGCGAATCCGCTGATCGTTCAGGTGGCTCTCTCCTCGGTTCGCGCGATTTCTTTCTGTGCACGGATCTCGTAATCCCACAAAATAGGAGTCAGCACCACGAAATGTTTCTCCTGAAGAAGGTGCAACACCTGAAACAGTATCTGCCATGTACATTGGGGGAAGGCGTGCGCGAGCACGGTGAAAGTCACTCGGCGATGCTGAGACACAAAGCGATGGACAGCGGACTCAATGTCTTGTGTCACGACTGAAGTCATTGAGCCACACCATCCTTCGTTCCGACCTAGATAATCAGGATTTCTCTCGACAACTCTGCAAAAATTAGTCCGTCCTGGCCAGGATTCAGTGCTTCGTACCGCGCAACGCGTAACTGCGCGACTGCAGTAGCTAAAGAAGAATATCCCGCGGCACGTCGCGCGCGGCACAGCCCCTGCGCGCCCCTATCTCTCGCCTCTTCGCACGGTGCGGGCCGTGCGAATCCGCTCGACTCCCGATTCATTTCTCCACCCGACAAGCGATTCCGCTATCTCCGCTGACATTCTCAGACGGCATTGTCCTTGCTTGAAGCCTCTGCGCTCACAGCAAGCGCGAGTCACCGAGGGAAAGATTGATGACAATTGCGTACCAGGGGCTAATCACGGCGGGACAGGCTCTAGCAGGAACGGTGGCTCTGCTCATAGCACTCTTGTTCACGCAACCCAGTCTCGCGGGAGGAGACGACCATCGTGCGCTACGATTCCTCCGAGACAAAGGCATCATCACCCAACAGGAATATGACCAGGCAGTTGCCGAGGAACAACCAGAGAAGCCGAAAGAGCCTCGCGCGAACGGAGTCACGAAGGATGGGCTGCAATTCACTGTCGGAGGGTTTGCCGAACTCGACTTCATCGGAGACAATACCAGGAGCTTCGAGGAGGTCATCGGAAACCGACCGGTTCTACGGAGCGATACGCTGGCTGGCGCAAATGGGCGCTATACAACAAGTCCACGGAACAGCCGGCTCATACTCGACGTCCGAGCGCCGGAGCGCAATGGGATCAAGACGCAATTTCATGGATCGCTGGATTTCTTGGGGAATGAGCCGGACATCGGGACGGCGAGCACTTCTGAGCTCACGGTCCGCACAAGCCCGACCGCACGCGTGTTCCAATTGTTTTTCAAGGTCGAAACTCCGGTCATCGACGTGAAAATTGGGCAAGATTGGTCGCGATTCGGCTTTATGTCTGAATATTCACGCGGGCAGGTTTCCGTCGCGGCCACACCGGCAAATATGTTTAACCGATGGATTCAAGCCAGTGTGTCCAAGCGGCTCAATCTCACCGATACCCTGTCGCTCACACCCGTGCTCTCGGTGGAGCGGCCCCCTCAGCGCGATGCCGGACTCCCCTCGTTTGTTGCTGGGGCGCAGGTCGCGTATCATGGCTTGCAAGCCCCCTACACCAGTTCCTCAACTGGCAGGATCTCGCTCAAGCCACTGAGCGTTCAAATCAGCGGAGTCGGCCGGCGACTCGAAGCGAATTCTGGAGGGCCAACCAATTCGCTGGGGGGACAACCCACTCTCAGCAGCCAGACCTATGTAACTGGATGGGGACTGTCCTCCAGTCTGTTTCTCCCGATCCTTCCGTCAAAAAATGGTGAATTGGGAAACACTGCGCATGTCGTCATGGAAGGCGTGACCGGGGCAGGCATTGCCGACTTCTTCAACGGTCTCAGCTGGGGGATCTGCAACCCTGTATGCGGATATTCTTCCACTAACAGTGGCTTTGGCGGCGCGGCATTCGGGCAAACAGACCTTGATGCAGGGCTGGGAGCGGTCAGCAGCCGAACCGGAAAATTTGAAGCTATCCGCACGACATCAATGATGGTGCACAGCACCTACTATCTTCCCGACAACGGCAAGACCTGGATAGGCGGAGGCTATGGGACGATCTACTCATCCAATGCAAGCGAGATGACCTGTACGGTCAGTGCGTCATTCTGTGGTGGCTCACTGCGAACAGTGCAGAGCATCTATATCCGCGATTCCACCTATTACACATATATCTTTCACGACTTCACGGAACAGATTCGAGCCGCACTCACCACCAATTGGGTCCGGACCACCTATGCCGATGGGGCCAATGCTGAGAACCACCGCATCCAAGTGAGCTTTTTCTATCGATTTTAGCTGGGCATGACGAAGAGTCTTCTTCAGCCGAAAAAATTATGTTATCCTGCTCACAG
Proteins encoded in this window:
- a CDS encoding response regulator; the encoded protein is MCPDGYGQRVLVVDDDASIRLLLSELLAYEGYNVFEASDGLEACHELEQRHFDLVISDYHMPRFDGLQLLARCRSLWPETAVMILSGEDSGWPELAIGGGAQAWVRKPWERANLINEVRRAIEMVSVRTAPH